Sequence from the Effusibacillus pohliae DSM 22757 genome:
TTCAACATTTATTTTGGGGATTTGCCTTTCCCAATCGGAGACAGTATCGTCTTGCATGAAACACCACTTTGGCGGCCAAGGTGGTGAAGTTCTCAAATGACTGAAACGCATAAGCATCCAGCGGTTAATTTTAGTGATTTATGTTAACCGGTTTACATTTAGAATTTTTTGACCTGCATTAAAATATAGAAAAAGAGGTGGTATTTGTGAAAGAAATTCGCTTCCATGGGCGTGGGGGACAGGGAGCGGTTATGGCGTCTGAGCTGCTTGTTCAGGCACTGGTTCGGGAAGGGAATTATGGACAATCCATTCCGGCTTATGGGTTTGAAAGGCGGGGAGCTCCGTTGCAAGCTTTCGTAAAACTTGATCATAAACCGATCAGGGAACGCGTTCAAGTCTATCGACCGGATGGGATTATTGTTTTGGATGAATCGCTCTTGGCGCAAATTCCAGTGTACGAGGGATTGAAACACGACAGTTTTGCAGTGCTCAACTCACGCAAACAGCCTAATTTTGAGAGTGCGCCGCAAGAACTGCAGCTCATGGCAACAGTTGATGCAAACCGGATTGCCTTGGAAATCTTTAAAGCGCCGAT
This genomic interval carries:
- a CDS encoding 2-oxoacid:acceptor oxidoreductase family protein, translating into MKEIRFHGRGGQGAVMASELLVQALVREGNYGQSIPAYGFERRGAPLQAFVKLDHKPIRERVQVYRPDGIIVLDESLLAQIPVYEGLKHDSFAVLNSRKQPNFESAPQELQLMATVDANRIALEIFKAPITNTILLGAFSAATGLVGLDSLKEVVTEFFPKKIVDQNLQAVERGFKEVSVKSRQQVFRKAE